One genomic region from Marinobacter szutsaonensis encodes:
- a CDS encoding pyridoxal phosphate-dependent aminotransferase, giving the protein MQNYYKSAKLDNVCYEIRGVVLREARRLEEEGHRVLKLNIGNPAAFELDVPEEIQQDVIYNMHQAQGYVESKGLFSARKAVMHYCQQRGIDKVDIDDIYLGNGVSELIVMSMQAMLNTGDEVLIPAPDYPLWTAAVTLSSGKPVHYRCDEEQNWFPDIDDIRKKITRRTRAIVLINPNNPTGAVYSTELLEQVIELARKHNLIVLSDEIYDKILYDGTRHVSTASLADDVLFFTYNGLSKNYRAAGYRSGWMIISGAKHRARDLVEGIEMLSNMRLCANVPAQLAIQTALGGYQSIDDLVAPGGRLFEQRDTAWRMLNDIPGVSCVKPEGALYLFPKLDPKKFPIVNDEKLVLDLLLQERILLVQGSAFNVDDKQHLRVVFLPRVDTLEDAMGRLGNFLSKYQQ; this is encoded by the coding sequence ATGCAGAACTACTACAAGTCCGCCAAACTCGATAACGTCTGTTACGAAATTCGTGGAGTGGTTCTGCGTGAAGCGCGTCGGCTGGAGGAAGAGGGTCACCGGGTACTCAAGCTCAACATCGGCAACCCCGCCGCTTTCGAGCTGGATGTGCCGGAAGAGATCCAGCAGGACGTCATCTACAACATGCATCAGGCCCAGGGGTATGTGGAGTCCAAGGGTCTGTTCTCTGCCCGCAAGGCGGTCATGCATTACTGCCAGCAGCGCGGCATCGACAAGGTGGATATCGACGACATCTACCTGGGCAACGGCGTCAGCGAACTGATCGTTATGTCCATGCAGGCGATGCTCAACACCGGTGACGAGGTGCTCATCCCGGCACCGGATTACCCGCTGTGGACCGCAGCGGTCACCCTGTCCAGCGGCAAGCCCGTGCATTACCGCTGTGACGAGGAGCAGAACTGGTTCCCGGACATCGACGATATCCGCAAGAAGATCACCCGGCGCACCCGGGCCATCGTGCTGATCAACCCCAACAATCCGACCGGGGCGGTCTATTCCACCGAGTTGCTGGAGCAGGTCATCGAGCTGGCCCGCAAGCACAACCTGATCGTGCTGTCGGACGAGATCTACGACAAGATTCTGTATGACGGAACCCGGCACGTGTCCACCGCGTCCCTGGCCGACGACGTCCTGTTTTTCACCTACAACGGCTTGTCCAAGAATTACCGCGCGGCCGGTTACCGCTCCGGCTGGATGATCATCAGCGGCGCCAAACATCGCGCCCGGGATCTGGTGGAAGGCATCGAGATGCTTTCAAACATGCGCCTGTGTGCCAATGTTCCGGCACAGCTCGCTATCCAGACCGCCCTGGGTGGCTACCAGTCCATCGACGACCTGGTCGCCCCGGGTGGCCGTCTGTTTGAGCAGCGCGACACCGCCTGGCGAATGCTGAACGACATTCCCGGGGTCAGCTGTGTGAAGCCGGAAGGCGCCCTGTACCTGTTCCCGAAACTGGACCCCAAGAAGTTCCCCATCGTCAATGACGAGAAGCTGGTACTCGATCTACTGCTGCAGGAAAGGATCCTGCTGGTACAGGGATCCGCGTTCAACGTGGATGACAAGCAGCACCTGCGGGTGGTCTTCCTGCCACGGGTGGATACCCTCGAGGATGCCATGGGCCGCCTCGGCAATTTCCTGAGCAAATACCAGCAGTAA
- the htpX gene encoding protease HtpX — protein sequence MRILLFLATNLAVIVVASFTLRLLGVDSYLSQQGIEYGSLLAFAAVFGFAGALISLFISKPMAKWSTKAQVIESPRTPAERWLVDTVAELARNAGIKMPEVAIFPASQSNAFATGWNKNDALVAVSEGLLHRFNKDEIRAVLGHEIGHVANGDMVTLALIQGVVNTFVIFASRVIGSFVDRVVFKNEQGHGIGFFVVSIAAEIVLGILASTIVFWFSRRREYRADIAGAQLAGRSAMINALARLKQESEVPDQMPDSLQAFGINRGARAGLSALFMTHPPLEDRIRALQEANL from the coding sequence ATGCGCATACTGCTGTTTCTGGCGACCAACCTTGCGGTCATTGTGGTGGCCAGTTTTACCCTGCGTTTGCTGGGTGTCGACAGTTACCTGAGCCAGCAAGGCATCGAATACGGATCGCTGCTGGCGTTCGCGGCGGTGTTCGGCTTCGCCGGTGCCCTGATTTCACTGTTCATTTCCAAGCCGATGGCCAAGTGGAGCACGAAGGCTCAGGTCATCGAATCTCCGCGGACTCCGGCCGAGCGCTGGCTGGTGGATACCGTCGCGGAACTGGCCCGCAATGCGGGCATCAAAATGCCGGAGGTGGCCATTTTCCCGGCCTCCCAGTCCAACGCATTTGCCACGGGCTGGAACAAGAATGATGCGCTGGTGGCCGTCAGTGAGGGTCTGCTGCACCGTTTCAATAAAGATGAAATTCGCGCGGTCCTTGGGCATGAGATTGGTCACGTGGCTAATGGCGACATGGTCACCCTGGCCCTGATTCAGGGCGTAGTGAACACGTTTGTGATCTTTGCGTCGAGGGTGATCGGCTCTTTTGTGGACCGGGTGGTTTTCAAGAATGAACAGGGTCACGGCATAGGGTTCTTTGTAGTCAGCATCGCGGCTGAGATCGTACTCGGCATCCTTGCCAGCACCATCGTGTTCTGGTTCTCCCGTCGCAGGGAATATCGGGCGGATATTGCGGGCGCCCAACTGGCCGGCCGCTCGGCGATGATCAACGCTCTGGCACGACTGAAACAGGAAAGCGAAGTGCCGGATCAGATGCCGGATTCATTGCAGGCGTTCGGCATCAATCGCGGTGCCCGGGCCGGCCTGAGTGCTCTGTTCATGACCCATCCGCCGCTGGAAGACCGTATTCGGGCTTTGCAGGAAGCGAATCTCTGA
- a CDS encoding glutathione peroxidase, whose amino-acid sequence MAQSSIYDFTVRDIQGNEQSMEAYRDKVLLIVNTASKCGFTPQFEGLQALYKDLNEQGLEVLGFPCNQFMNQDPGTDESISQFCSLNYGVDFPMFAKIEVNGDGTHPLYKFLKQEARGLMGSEKVKWNFTKFLVDRNGRVVRRYPPTTKPEAIRKDIEELL is encoded by the coding sequence ATGGCGCAATCCAGTATCTACGATTTTACCGTTCGTGATATTCAGGGCAACGAACAGAGCATGGAGGCCTACCGTGACAAGGTATTGCTGATCGTGAACACGGCCAGCAAGTGTGGCTTCACGCCCCAGTTCGAGGGCCTTCAGGCTCTGTACAAGGACCTGAACGAGCAAGGCCTGGAAGTCCTGGGGTTCCCTTGCAATCAGTTTATGAACCAGGATCCGGGCACCGACGAATCCATCAGCCAGTTCTGCAGCCTCAATTACGGTGTGGATTTCCCCATGTTTGCCAAGATCGAGGTGAATGGTGACGGTACGCACCCCCTGTATAAATTCCTCAAGCAGGAGGCCCGGGGCCTGATGGGCTCGGAAAAGGTCAAATGGAACTTCACCAAGTTCCTGGTGGACCGTAACGGCCGGGTTGTGCGCCGCTACCCGCCCACCACCAAGCCCGAGGCCATCCGCAAGGATATTGAAGAGTTGCTGTAG
- the pdxB gene encoding 4-phosphoerythronate dehydrogenase PdxB: MLIVADENIPLLDSFFGDMGEIRRVSGRHMSPEDVRDADILLVRSVTRVNRELLEGSRVRFVGTATIGTDHVDLHWLEEQGIRFSAAPGCNANSVVEYVLSVLSLYAERRGLTDWTDLSVGIVGVGNVGGELAAKLERLGFTIRLCDPPRAEREGEPGPEFVSLDEAMECDVVSLHTPLTRNSPHATFHMIGERELAGLTSDQLLISAGRGEVIDTTVLKQRLTSANPPLVALDVWEREPKIDPELVDLAWLATPHIAGYSLEGKVQGTEMIYQALSTFLGLPIRKKAGQFLPEPALSKVSFTSAADEEKAVKTALRACYDPREDDARLRLAMKGSAEERGAAFDRLRRDYPVRRECSSLKVQLKGTSKSLQDSFRAIGFKLKI; the protein is encoded by the coding sequence GGGCGAAATCCGCCGGGTTTCCGGCCGCCACATGAGCCCCGAAGACGTGCGGGATGCCGACATTCTGCTGGTCCGAAGCGTAACCCGGGTCAACCGCGAACTGCTCGAAGGCAGCCGTGTCCGCTTTGTCGGAACCGCTACCATCGGCACCGATCACGTGGATCTCCATTGGCTCGAAGAGCAGGGCATCCGCTTCTCCGCCGCGCCGGGCTGCAACGCCAACAGCGTGGTCGAATACGTTCTGTCGGTGCTTTCACTTTATGCCGAGAGGCGTGGCCTGACTGACTGGACGGACCTGAGTGTCGGTATTGTCGGCGTCGGCAATGTCGGCGGCGAACTGGCTGCCAAGCTGGAGCGTCTGGGCTTTACGATCCGCCTCTGCGATCCGCCCAGGGCCGAACGGGAAGGCGAGCCGGGCCCGGAATTCGTCAGCCTGGACGAAGCCATGGAATGTGACGTGGTCAGCCTCCATACCCCACTGACCCGGAACAGCCCCCACGCCACCTTCCACATGATCGGAGAACGCGAACTCGCCGGACTCACCTCCGACCAACTCCTGATCAGCGCCGGCCGTGGCGAAGTGATCGATACAACAGTCCTCAAGCAGCGACTGACCTCCGCGAACCCGCCACTTGTCGCCCTGGATGTCTGGGAACGGGAACCGAAAATTGACCCGGAACTGGTGGACCTGGCCTGGCTGGCAACTCCCCACATCGCCGGTTACAGCCTGGAAGGCAAGGTCCAGGGCACCGAAATGATCTATCAGGCCCTGAGCACCTTCCTGGGCCTGCCAATCCGCAAAAAAGCCGGCCAGTTCCTCCCGGAACCCGCTTTAAGCAAGGTTTCGTTTACCTCGGCGGCAGACGAGGAAAAGGCCGTCAAAACTGCCCTCAGAGCTTGTTACGACCCCCGAGAGGATGATGCCCGTCTACGCCTCGCCATGAAGGGTAGTGCCGAGGAAAGAGGTGCGGCGTTCGATCGCCTTCGCCGGGATTATCCAGTAAGAAGGGAATGCTCCAGCCTGAAGGTGCAGTTGAAAGGAACCAGTAAGTCTCTCCAGGACAGTTTCAGGGCGATTGGTTTCAAACTGAAGATCTAA